From Plasmodium coatneyi strain Hackeri chromosome 7, complete sequence:
CTTTCCAATATTATTTGTATTCTACGTTTGGGCAGTCGTTTGTATTCTTCATTGGGGGATTTTTCCTCAGGGTGAATTTCCTGCACTGAGGATGCATCCCCCTGTTCCGTTTCCCCATCGCAGGTGCTATGCCTCCTCAAGCGAAATACCCTCTCTACGTATTTCCCAAACGTTCCAATCGCTTTATCAGTTTTAACAAACCGGTTTACTCTCGCTACGTGCCTATGTTGTAtggcctttttttgtgccaccCTTCTGGAGAGCTCATCATGGGCTGCCCCGTCACTCCAGCGGTTCTTACAGCTATCCTTTACGTTTCTCCGTCTGTCTCCATTTTGGGGTCCGCCTTTCCCTTTATTCGTTCCGTGTGAATGTCGCCCTTCCCTGTGCACAATCACCAAACTGCAGTAACTATTAATCACTTCATGCAAACTGTGAAGGACGGTCTTTTCCAGGTagtgcttcttcccccttgaGGCCTTGGATGCCCCGTTATTCTTCTGCGCCCCGATCCAATGCAGCAGTTCCCGCTTGGTCTGTTCGTACTGTCGGGAAATTTCTTCGAGCTTTTCCATGTTTCGCGGGTTAGCAGTTCGTTCGTCATTTTACTCATACGTTAGGGTTAGCCCCTACGGTTTCTATTCGCAACTGCGTAATATACTCACCCATTTCGGTCacgaagcagaaaaaaaaaaaagtccatgCAATGACCTCACACCTGCGCTGTTATAGAAGCGGATTTATTTCGCAAAATTTCTTCCACATTTGCTGCATCgtaaaaaatacgaaaagtAGTAAAACGGGTGAGAAGTGACTAAACGATTTAATTACATTGCTGGAAGTGCGGCACGCCGGAAAGGCAATTTTCCCATAGGTAGGCAAGTGCACCAATGAACAATTCCATCACGACCGAGTTGCATGAAAAGCGACGCTCACATTTTCTCCCAGATGGAGGCACTCCCAAAGGACCTTCTACCATTTGCGCCCTCATCGGAAATAACCTACATGAAAGCTTCACACAAGTGTGGATACACTCCCCCAAAGGGATGAAAAGTTATCTTCCCAAATGGGTTatctttttcccatttgatTCAAAACCACATTAAGTACCTCATTTGTACTGGCATAAAATTCCTCCAGCGGATAAATCACGTAGATGGTAGATACCTTTTTTAAGGTGGATTGcttatcttctttttatgcCGCCTGGTAGGTCCCCACTCGCCTACTCCAgttttccccccaaaaaaaagttgcttcAAGATTCGACCCTGAATTATGCACACAACATATAAACACCTTTTTGTGTTCATCCTGATCGCGattaggagaaaaaaagaggtttcctcctttgtgtGTTTCCAACGTTATACATATGGCTAgttaattaattaaaaaaaaaaaacacaacatAACATAATGCGACACGTCACGCAACACGTTTTTCGCACACTCAACACCAATAACGCTGTTAATTAAAAGAACgcgaaaacgaaaaagaggTGGCACTTCAATATGATTAACACAATGGacacatttcttctttctctctcCATCAGGGAGCGATGACGTGTAAtcagagggaaaaaaaaaaaaaaaaaaaaaaaaaattacaacttCGTATTCACAAAGGGGTTTAATGGCGTCTTCCACCACGCCTACAACGTCCACCGGTTTTACCTCCTCTTCCGTTTTACGCGCAGGGTTGAGTagcacttttattttctgtcCGCTGAGTTATTATCCTCACCgatttgcttcttcccccctttctgtGCAGAACGAAAGgggggtggggaaaaaacagaggTCCCCAATTAGCGGCAGTCCAAGAAAACCCTAATCCTGTTGTCGTTTAGAAATCCACCATCGTACATGCGCACTGCGTCCGAGGCAGACTCGTTTCTTTCGTACTCGATGCTAACGATCCCGGTCAGTTTTCTCTGTTAAGGGGGAGGGCAATGGCAACAGTGTGTATAGGAacagtgtacatatatagcgTTATAACCGATATAATGGGCAACCCCAGGTGTGGCGTCCACCAAGTACAATGGACAGACGCAGGAAAAACGCCCAACAGCAAGAACTTACCTTCTCATTCATGAGGATCTGAACGTCGACAATTTTGCCCGTCTCCTGAAACGCTGAAAAGATATCTTCCGCGTTTAGGTACGTGGGGACGTTAGTCACTATGATGGTGTTATTCTTCTGATTATCTGAAGAGAGGGGGGTATACGCAAGGTTAATGAATGAGGTGACCACACCGGGGTAACAGGTGAAGAGATGATCACAGAAACGGCTACATTGGTCATTCCACCACTCCCTTACCGTAaacgttttttcccccggcGCTAAAGGGGGGCATGCCCTTGTCGTGCATGTTATTCTGGTAGGGGGGTTGGTAAGGCATGTGACCATAGGGGGGAGGGTGGTAGTTGCCGTGGTTATTATTCACATAGTAGGGGTAGGGACCGTTGGGGTTGTGCATGGGCATTTTAAAATGAGGGATGATTTTATTGTTCCtatggttgttgttgttgttgatgTGGTTGTTCTGGTTGGGACccttgttgttcttcttgtcTAGGATTTTCTTTCCCTGCAGGGGGGCAGATTACAGGCGTACATGTGAAGGTGGTCGACGTGCATGCGAATGTGCATGacgaaaatgtgcacacagatATGCATCTACACGTGGGATGCTTAACTAGGGGGAATGACGACAAGCCGATATGACCCACGGGGTATTCTTCCCCCTAGCAGCTAAGCAGATAAACCGCCGCGTTCGTACCAGCACTATCGTTAAGGTGTCCCCATCCAGGGGGTTACCGTTCATGGACTTTATAGCATTTTCGCAGGAGTTCTTATTATCATATTTTACGTATCTGCGGGATTTGCGTGTGTAttgggggaagggaagcaatGTAGGCAATGAAGACACGCAGGGGGGGGCCACCTCTACACAGAAGTGGCAACCACTGGCTAGGAACATCCTTCCCATCGTCGCAACTGGAGCAGAACTTACGTGATCTTCTTCTCACTGTCGtgataaatattataaatttttccaaactTGCTgaattcctttttgtacaaCTCCAAGTTGTTGCTGTTCACATTTGAGATGATTATACTGTGCAAGAACTTTTGTCCTAAAAGTGGGGGAAGGTCATTCGTTGTGTTAGCGTTGTTGCGTTAGCGCTGCTTTGTTAACCCCTGAGGGGTAGTTAACTTGGGTAGGCAGATCGCTCTGTTCCTCTCCAACACGTTACATATTGGAAAGGACGTTCGGGTGGCCTCCCACACAGACTAACATGTACACTTGTGCAAGCGTTTCTCTGCCCTACCtgtgtttttttcaatcGACTTGTTAACCGTCTTCTTTTCGTTGGGCCCCTTCTGGTTGGcttttatgttttccttctctatGAGCTCATCAAGGCTCATatcaattttgttctttatacTCATTCTGTCGGGAGTTTTGCATACCTCTGTTGGTTGGTGCGCCCGTGCACACTGTGTTCGTCCTTGTGGATGCTGGTAGGGGAGTGTCCTCCCTAGGCAAACGTTAAATGTCTTTTCTGGTGCACTTCCCACTTGGGGTCAAACGATAAACACATTTAAACTCGCAGCAAAAAGgtagaataaaataaacgcTTCACACGGGTCGAGAAACAGGCTGCCTTCATGTAGGGACCTATATATGCACAAGCATCGGTACAAGCGGAGgcaaaggaataaaggatTGGAGGTGTGTGCGAGGTGTACTATTGTTAACATACAAGTAGGGGTCGTTAAATGGGTGcatttaaaaggaaacagTGATGAGTGGGTAAAggatatatacaaatatatatatataatcacaTGTAAACACGCACGAATGCTCAGGTGGGAAGTGCCCTTCCTCGCTTTCCCCCCACGCGCTGCAGAGGATCGCACAGGGTTGCAAGACCCTTTATTTGCCACCACGCAGGTTCATATCAGAACCATCCTCTGGACGGGGAAAAGAAGTCGACTTCCCCCCCCGGTTGGTTCGAAAtggacaaaataaatgacgcGGGAAAAGGATAACAATTCGTATTTGGAAGGGGTCAAGGAGACGAACTCCTCAACAGGACTTCACACAAGTATGCTACTTTTACTCACACGAGCGATTCGCACAAATAGTGTGGACAAGGACGGGCCAGCAGCGCGCCCAGTCAAGGGACGGACCATTAACAAGTCACCACTGGGTCCTCCTGCCCTGAcgttttatttccccttggGAACGGCTAAGTCATGGCATCCCTCCATGGGTGGAGCGGCAAACGGGGAAGCGCTTAAAAATGGGACACTTCCCCCGAGGGGCAACGAGGGGCGAACGCACGTAGGGATGTAACAACGTAACGATGTAACGGCGCAACGATGTAGCGATATAACAACGTAACGATGTAGCGATGTAACGACGTAGCAATGTAACATGTACGTATGCAATGGCGCATCACGCTGTTGCGCAGAGTTGCGCGTCGCTAAAGTACCTCCTCTGATCGTTCCTCTAGTCACGCCTCTCCCAAGGGTGACTCACGAATGACGCGCCTTGAGTTTTCTTCGAATTAAAAGAGCGAAAAATGGGCAGGCAAGAAAATCatcacatatttattttacagAAGTCCGTGCAGAAATCCATGTAAGGCTCGCGCGGGCATATGTTCTTCACTGGTCATATAAAATTCGCTTAAAGCGCGCTGACATTTTCAGCCGTATATgtacctatatatacatactcGCGCGAAATAAATGCGTTTTTGAAGACCTACTCTGCCAATTGCTTCATCactgtagttttttttttcttcataacgttctttctttatttccttatttatttttattatattttttttttattctcctttgcgcttccatatatatgatatttttttttttttttttttttccggcaCGAGGATATAGGCCAGCTGcgcttaatttttattttaccatATACATCCCCGTCGACTGTCGTGGTTACAAATAGGAAAAGCACTTAACATCGAGCGCACATGCGTAAGGGAACACATACGATTGAACGTGAGTGATGCTTAGGTACTAATTGCACGCGAAGGCAACTCTACTTACCTTCTCCGTTCCTTCAACACCAGTATTTATGATATGGTTTTTATGAtgctattttcttttttttctgcctccTCCGGGGGGGAATTTATCATACTGACCTCGACGAGGTGCCATCCGCCACCTATGACGCAGAACTGCAGACGAATTAAAACGAATGGGTGAAGTGGCTAATGTGTCTGTGGGGGGAGCATAGGTACCTTTGTCCCACCTGCCGTTAGCGCGTCCGTCACGCTGGGACTTTTCACGCAAGCGTGGTTTTCTCCGACACACAGTGGCCTCCATGATTTTACTGCTTCTCCCCACCGCGTCGTCCCTATTCCATTCGCTACCCCTCCCCGTATGTAACCCCCAAACGAGTGACCTTCTAAGCTACGAAAGCAACGTGGGAGGGCTGCAACAGGGAAGATCACCTAGGCTAACCCCTCACAAACACACACTGTCATTTTTCGAATCGTCCTCCTTACATTGGTGATCGCGTTATATGACCCTATATGCCATACGCCGAacagaagcaaaaaaaaaaaaaaaaaaaaaaaaaaaaaccataaCACaacgcaaaaatgggaaatagtcctttccattttggtgCTTCTCCGTCCTGCTATATTCCTCCTACCAATGGGGAAGACATGTAGATAAGATGTAGCCAACCGAATATATGACATTCCTTGAGGAGTCCTCTTTCGGGTGTGCACAGACGCAGGGATGCTCCACTGATTCATCACTGCCACCCCCGACATGgcatataagtacatattgAGCTGGACCAACTGGTTGGAGTCCCCAGAATGGGGGTGTGAAGACGAAGCCTACACACCTTACCTCGTGaactttttggaaaataaaaaatggcaataaAGTAAAGAAACATATGTACAATCCCGACAAATGAGCAGATTCACCacagtgagaaaaaaaaaaaaaaaaaaaaaaaaaaaaaaattaaagcaaCGCAACAAGTGGGGTTTTGCAAAATCGAATGAGTTCCTTTTCACAGGAGGGTCCCCTTACTTTTACCCCTGCTGATGCCCCCACTTCGGTCCATTCGACCATCCCCCCGCATTATACGTTTAGCAGCACGTACTTCTTCTCACTTATGTAGGTATTCCCCTGGGGGGGTTCAAACTTGGGCGCTTCTGTAAATCCTGCGTCCGCATATTTTACGATGTGGTTGTACCTCTCCCGTAGTTCGTTCAGTTCCTTCTTGATCCTAacggtggaaaaaaaaagaagacgaaaaaatgagtacatatgtgtacgtacattcgtataaatgtacacacccCGCTGTTGCCGCGTGCTTACTTTATCTTTTCCACTCCGTCGTGCATTTTGCTAATTAGGTActacaaaaaaggggaggatgAGATGGTGTTTTCAATAAGTACACGAGTAAGTGTGTTACGACGGCCACGTGGATTGACCCACACGCAGGCGGACATGGCACAGTGGTAACGCTGTGCACGCCTTGGATGGTTCTACTGGGGGCCTACCTCGTGGTAACTCAAGTTAGTGGTGAACTCGCTCAGGTAAAGCGATCTGCGGGGGGTGAGGGTGGATACGTACGTAAGGAGGTGACGCCCGCAAATGTGCAGGCGATCTGTAGTAATCCGCCTGGCGCTGCTTCTTGGCGAATCCCTCACCTGCTGTCCCTGCTCAGGGAGTTGTAATAGTTGagctccactttttttatttcgttcatGAGCTTTCTGTCTCTGTATTTTACGCAGCGCGAGAAGAGGAtcttgcaaaaaaaaaaaaaaaaaagaaatatattaatCCGGCTAATCAGGTTTAATCGTTTTAAGCGTATTAATTGAATTAAGCGTGTTAATCAGTTTACGCGCTGAGCCGCGTGGgatgttttccccttttcagcTTATCATCTTACGTAGTGTGGCTTGCACGTGTGCAGGCgtgtaaatttatatttcctGTTTTGGACGTTTTTCTGATACTTCTTAATCATACAGGTGTCCAGATTGTTGTAGTAATTTAAGCACAAATTTGCGTAGGTCTTTTTtacgcttccttttttttgtggcaTTAACTGTGGACTTTTTTTCGAgacataattataaatacTGTCCTCTGcgtaaatattatttttatgttcatcGTATATGTACTTCTTATCATACGACATGTGGACATACATGTCTTCGTACTTTTCCTGGTCCTTCTgctcccccttcttctcatttatttttaatttattttgatAAATATTGCTTGAATTGTGCAGGCTATCTCTGTCGTATCGATTGTATATATCCACTGGGGGGGGTTGGCTTACTTCCGAGGCGTCACCCATACTGTCGGCCTCACAATCAGGGGGGGAAGTTACATTGGGTGTATCTCCATCGGGCGGTTCCCCACTTGCCCGTTTCCCCTTCTCCTGTAGTACATAGCCTACATAGCGCGGCTTCAGAGGCAGGTTGATTTTGTAGACGTAGCTGTGCAGATCGTTCAGGTTATAGCCGTATCTCTTCTCAAATATGTTTATGTTGGTCTTGTTATATTTCTGCACACGAGAAGTGAGtggcaaaagggggggggtaTTTAATGAGTCCATCATGTGGGCGCATGTTGGAAAGGTTTTCAAAGGAGAGAAACAAATAAGCACATACAGTGTTGCACACATGTACAGGTAACACCACGCTGCTCATTACGTTTTCCTTTAACCCGAGGAAATTCCCCATGGCACTGCTTAGTTGATACGACGCTTTGGATAGGGGGGCCAGCGGGTTGGTATCTCCTCGTTCAGGTAATCCAGTTTGTGAATACAAATATGAGCCACTTGTGCTTTGTTCATTTAATCCCCTCCATAGATCTGCGCATGATTCTCAATGTTGAGAATACATCACTAATGAGTGATATAACGTGGTCAttctgttttgttttcttttatttatttatttttttttttttttggggggaggggaGTCTCTTTCACTGAGCCCTTTTTTCTTGATCATAATGACAAaattgacaattttttttttttaagaagcgCGCGATGCATTGcgacaagggaaaaaaggaaaaaaaaaaagaaaaagaaaaagaaaaaagaaaagccgACGAGGCAAAAATAAGCAGCATAAAATAGGCAAAGAAAGGGCGAACCACTGCGGATACGCCCAGTGTGGagtacttttttcaaatgtccatAGTTGGACCttagaaagaaaggaaaaaatatttaaagaaaagaaataaaattttaaagataaaaattttataacagaataaataagcattttttaactcttcaataaagaaaaaatttccaaacaAGTCCGAATGAAGTGAAGAAATCTTTTTTGGCTCATATTAATTGCACATTGACACAAACACCTTataacaatacaaaaaagagaaagtaaaaaaaaaggaaatgttaaaaaggaaaaatcctTCTGTTCGTACGCTGTATAAACTCTGTGGCTATTTATGCTCCTCCAGGAAGAACATTACATTacgatgtgttacattccacacacaaatgtgtgtgtgttgtgttgttttacatacgttgataactaatattccgGCGACTCGGTGTGTTCCATCCTCTTCCTGGTGGCTCACCATATGCGGTAGACTCATCTGTGGAATCTGCTATTGTTGAATGTGCTTCTGTGTAATATAATGTTGTTAAGGTCTCTTCTGTTAGAGAATCAAAATCGCTTTCAACTGCtgatcttccttttctgcttttcctGCTTCTAGTGGCGCTTCCACCAGAGAGGGTGTTACGtattccagaaaataaattggtatactaatagaaaggaaaggaagggaaaaaaagaagagggagaagGAGGTAAGCACATATGCGtgtacagaatatatatatgtatattactgctcacattttaagcattccatttttaagcatttatttttaaacattcatttttaaatagacatgaaaataaaataactaatatatatatatgtttctatttataattgtaattataattataattgtaatgtacaattgtaattatagtTGTAATGACAACTGTAATTATAGTtctaccttatataaaaagaaaagaactgcAGGAAGCCCCAATGAAACTAATGtaccagacacagcagcaggggcGATGTTGCTACCGGGGGATTCttcaccttcttttctgtgactaccaccaccatcactccctccctttccttctccaccagagacaccatcCACCCTACCATCTACCACGGCGTCTCCTAAGTCGAAGTCATCTCCAGCAGAAGATTTCTTCGGTGTTGCGGTgggtttttttccttccttatctggaactaaaaaataaataaaaaaaaaaggtttcaATGTAatcctttttcatctttttctttttttcctcctttccttcctttccttagatcccttccttcctccttcttagaccctccttccttccttagaccttctgTCCACCTCTTTACTAAGCGTTATAGAACGTTCAGGGGGAAGAGGGTGTtagggggtggaaggaaggttgtgttagtgTGGTGATGATGTAGTGATGGTTATTTTAGATGATTTTTAGTGTGGTGATGTAGTGATGGTGATTAGGGTGATGTGTGGTGTGGTATTATTCGAGTGTGGTGTGgtgtattattagagtgtggtgttagggtggtgatGGAAGAACACCTCTCCTTCACTTCCCTTATAAATATTGAGAGTTTCTTTACTCCCATACATGTTACAGATTCCTTCCCTGGGAAAGGTTCACTATCTGCACTTCTACCTAATCCTGCACTTGGTGTTGATAGAACTCCTTCCCGAGCTCCTGCAGCGGCAGCAGCTACGGGAGGACGTACTGCTGCTGGTTTATCAGCAACAGGTTTAGGGCATATTAATCCTGATGAATTCTGCTCGCACTGTTCCCCATATATCTTTATGAACTTGGTACAATATGCCACACTATTACCACTTTTACATTCCTGACGCACATTAGAGGGAACAGTTGGCAATGTTCCTTGGCCCGCATGATATGCTTCACCACAGGAATTATAATACTTCCGTAATTTATCATTATTTGGCTCATAGTCCTGTTTAAATTcaaatttgtccttttcctttttgaattTGTCCCAGCTACTGTGGTGACCTAGGGGGTTACATTTACATTTATCATTAATTTCACTCAATGCTCTGTATATGTCGTTCATAAGAGTTGAGAAGTCCTTCCGTGGATCATTCGTATTTATCATATCCCCcagccaataatagaaaaagtaGCAGGGTGTATCATCAGACTGATCCCCCTTCCTAACTTCAGATACTAAGAACAAGGCGTCCATAATTTGGCCAGCAAAACGTCGGATACTATAACCTTTATTTAACTTCTTTCCTAAATCACTATTCGCAGCATATGGCGAATGGTTAAAGATCCCACTCCCGAGCATTTTATACACTAATTCTGAATATAACAGAGTTTCGTAGTCCATCTACAAATGCCATTGACaaagtatatatacgtattccttatttttttttattgaaattTATATGATGAACTACATGTACaacatatgtgtattcaCTTTGAATAGGAACCAATGTGTGTAGTACTCCTTCCGGCCGTACCATGatttatgtgtgtacatatttcgGTTCATAATGGATCTATATTGGAATTTGTcctttacatatttatgtacaaTACGTATGTAGGAGCTGCATATGCCGAACAATAACTATGGAATCACATTAGATTTTATCTCTTTATCCCATTTGTACACATTGCTAAGTTCTCAAGGAGCAATGAccaactatatatatttaatgaaaTTATCTTGTATATAATTAAGTGGAAAATAGGAGTACCTCTGTGTAAAGAACCACAAAATGGGCAGGGAAAACGAATGGAAAATTCtttatacattcattatCCGTACgctatattattatacttTACGTGATTATTCGAAGAATTATTTCATTACTTATACGCTTGCGTACTAACACCTACGTCAGTT
This genomic window contains:
- a CDS encoding RNA binding function, whose amino-acid sequence is MSIKNKIDMSLDELIEKENIKANQKGPNEKKTVNKSIEKNTGQKFLHSIIISNVNSNNLELYKKEFSKFGKIYNIYHDSEKKITYVKYDNKNSCENAIKSMNGNPLDGDTLTIVLGKKILDKKNNKGPNQNNHINNNNNHRNNKIIPHFKMPMHNPNGPYPYYVNNNHGNYHPPPYGHMPYQPPYQNNMHDKGMPPFSAGGKNVYDNQKNNTIIVTNVPTYLNAEDIFSAFQETGKIVDVQILMNEKRKLTGIVSIEYERNESASDAVRMYDGGFLNDNRIRVFLDCR